The sequence GCAGGGACCTCCGTGGCAACACGCTGGCCTGTGACTGCAAGATCAAGTGGCTGGTGGAGTGGCTGGAGAGCACCAACACCACGGTGCCCGCCGTCTTCtgcagcagccccgggcagTTCGAGGGACAGCGCATCCGGGACCTGGCGCTCGGTGACTTCCAGTGCATCACCACGGGTATGGCACCACCATCACCTGCCACCTGTCCCCTGCCACCTCATTCCTGGGTGTTCAGACCTTCACTGccacctctccctgctccagattTCGTGATGCACCAGGTCCTGCCCTTCCAGGCGGTGTCGGCCGAGCCCTTCACCTACGCCAGCGACCTGTAcgtggccctggcacagccgagcgccagcagctgctccatcctcaaGTGGGACTACGTGGAGCGCAAACTCCGCGACTTCGACCGCATCCCCGGTGAGGAATCGGGCCGGGGGTCCCCTCCCGGCCTGGGGTGACCCGGgaccagcccggccccggcgtgACGCGGTTTTTTTGTCACCAGCTCACTCGGCGGTGCACTGCAAGCCCATCGTGGCGCAGGAGCAGCTCTACGTGGTGGTGGCGCAGCTCTTTGGTGGCTCCTACATCTACCGCTGGGACACGGCCGTGGACAAGTTCATCAAGATCCAGGACATCGACAGCCAGAAGATCCGCAAGCCCAACGACATCGAGGCCTTCCAGATCGAGGGCGACTGGTACTTCGTCATCGCCGACAGCTCCAAGGCGGGCTCCACCAGCCTCTACCGCCTCAACCAGAACGGGTTTTACTCCCACCAAGCCCTCCACGCCTGGCACCGCGACACCGACGTGGAGTACGTGGAGAACGACGGCAAGCCGCGGCTGAtcatctccagcagctcccaggcgCCCGTCATCTACCAGTGGAGCCGGGCGCAGAAGCAATTCGTGCCGCAGGGCGAGGTGGGCGAGATGCTGGACGTGCAGATGGTCAAACACTTCAGGGCCAAGCGGGAGCAGTTCCTGTGCCTCAGCCGCTACATCGGCGACTCCAAGGTGGtgcgctgggaagggcagcgcTTCGTGGAGGTGCAGACGCTGCCGTCGCGCGGCTCCATGGTGATGCAGCCCTTCGCCGTGGGGCAGCGGCGCTACCTGGCGCTGGGCAGCGACTTCTCCTTCACCCACGTCTACCTgtgggaagaggagaagcagaagTTCGCCAAGTTCCAGGAGCTGTCGGTGCAGGCGCCGCGCGCCTTCCGGGCCGTGCCGGCGGCCGacgtgcagctgctgctggcgcCCAGCTTCAAGGCCAACACGCTGGTGTACCGGCACGTGGTGGTGGACCTCAGCCTCTAGCCGGCGACCCGAGAGCCGCCGGACCTGCATGTGCCCGCCGGTCCTCGTCCCACGCCCTGTCCCGGCCCTCCACCTTCACCCAGCCCcaccgtgcctcagtttcccccgcGGCGCTGCCGGTTTCTCCCTGTggggtgcagggagggagggtggGACACGCTTTGCGCTGCAGGGGGGGAGAAGGTCTAGGGGTGTCTTTGTCTGCTGGGAGCCGGTGGCAGGAAAGGAGGGGGGACAGCGGGCAGGGNNNNNNNNNNNNNNNNNNNNNNNNNNNNNNNNNNNNNNNNNNNNNNNNNNNNNNNNNNNNNNNNNNNNNNNNNNNNNNNNNNNNNNNNNNNNNNNNNNNNNNNNNNNNNNNNNNNNNNNNNNNNNNNNNNNNNNNNNNNNNNNNNNNNNNNNNNNNNNNNNNNNNNNNNNNNNNNNNNNNNNNNNNNNNNNNNNNNNNNNaggggaaggatccagggagagctcagagcctgaaggggctccaggagagctggagagggactggggacaagggatggagggacaggacacagggaatggctcccactgggaaaggggagatttgggtgggatattgggaaggaattgttccctgtgagggcgaggaggggctgtgctggaattcccagaggatctgtggctgtccctggatccctggaagcgcccaaagccaggctgggatACCCcgggatggtgggaggtgtccccacggcaggggtgggatgaggtGATTTGAGGAtccctcccagcccattccaTCCTGGAATTCTGCTCGCCGGCAGGATTCCCCTGCTGGGAGCGGCGCTGGCTTTGCCATGTAAATGTGATTTCCATGTGAATGTGTTTTCCATGTAAATGCTCCTGGAAGGCTGTTTAGCAGGAAGTGACAGCGGTGACAGCTCCGATCCTCGCGGGAATCGCTGCAGTCACTGTTGGTTTTCTCCTAAAATGACGGATCTTGATCTCTCCGCCTTTCAACTTCTGTgggttttggaatttttttttttttttcccttaaaccACCGTGTCCTTgataaataaacacaaacaaaaaagagcCTTGGAGCCAGGGAGGGAATTCCAGCCTGCagggggaaataaaaagggaaataaagcgtggaaaaaaaggaaacaaaccgACCCAGCCGGATCCCAAGGGCTGggaatcccaaattcctgctcaGTGGGATAAATCCTGGGCATGTCACATCCATCCGAGCACCCCCTCCTAACCCAGTGCACCAGCTTggcttttccttgcttttttcaTGGAATTTCTGGCCCTTTCAGCCCCACCCTGGGAGGTCCGAACAGCTCTCCCAGGCTCCAGCGCTGCCCTCATTTTTCTGGAAAGGCCCTCCGGGCTGAGGGGTTTGGAATTGAAATCCATTAGCAaaattcctcctttccctccctcttttTGCATTAAACATTCCATTAATCCAACATCCCAAGCCCCCAAAGCAGGGGggtgttaaaataaaaaaatcacctcTTATTGCTTCCCAAACCTTCCCAAGgcaagaatttaatttctggCTGGATCCCAGAGGGATAATGAGAGGAAGAGGGGAAGGATAGAGgaggaagtaaaaataaaaaccctcaCCCAAACAGAACTTGATGAATTAAATGCAATTGGagtgagcagggagaggagatggAGCTGAGGAAAGCTCCTGTTGGGAATGGGAGCGGGATCTCTCCatcatttccatttcccagcgCACCGCGACTCAGGACAAGCTATTAAGGAGCTGACATTTAGAAGAGTATTTAAACCCTTCTTAGATTAaagctttttcttccctccaaCTCCCAGCCCTTCCGCATTCCCGAACATTTGCCCCTTCCTCAGCGGATTTATTCCTGGAGTTCCTCGGTGCCtccatcccttttttttttttttttttccctgtatttaCCGCTGAGCTAATGGGGAATAAGTGAGGAGCAAACCGAAGCCGTTCCTGCTATAAATAATTGATGGACGCCGTGGCTCCTCACGGATCCCACGCAGGTCCCGCGCACGTGGGCACGGAACGAGAAATTCCGGCTCCTCGGCACAGACGGGAGAGacatcataaaaataaaaaaaaaatttaaaaagcaagaaaaaagagaaatattcctGCCTGACCCCTTCCAGCTCGGAAAATGCAGGTATTGGCGCCTGGGTGGTGCCATCTGCgcttgtccctgtcctgtcaccGCGCTGTCCCCGCGCGGGCACAATGCGGCGGAGCAGCCGCGGATAATTAAACTTTGCGGCGAGGAGATAAAGCCGAGATGGGCTTTTTTCCCTCGGAGCTTTTCACATCccagctggaggcagcagatAAGGTGGAAATTGGCCTATTTTCCAGCCCGGAGTGGCTTTGCAGCGGGAACGCGGCggaatttcagattttttttttttttttttttccaccggCCCTTCTTTGAAATCGAAATTTGATGGGGTTGTGCGGTGACAGCCCCGCGCCGGGAATGCGGCTTCTCCTGGGATCAGCGGGATGTGTTTCCTGGTGGGAATGAGGGGAAAAGCCTGGGGATAATCCTGAATCCTCATCCCAGGATGTTTTCCCAGGATGTTGAGGGTTGTTGTTCCCATGGCGGGGGTCTATGGGGGCACAAGGAATCAGCTCTAAACCCCAAATCTGGTGGGATTTGTTCAAATTCCAGCCCTGCCTCGGTGGGAATGAATTCCATGAGCCAGGAACAGCCAGGAGGGACCCAAGAGTGATCCAAGAATGtcctgagccctgcagggcaaCAACAGCAATTTTTTGCCATATTTGGGTtgaaaattctgattttagaggatttttttcagctctgGAGTTTGAAATCAGCCAGGGAAAACATCTCCATGGGAtctgctgggaatgggaattgtgGGAGTGGGAATTAAAGAGCGGAGCATCCAGGGGAGTGAAACCCGGGATGATAATCAGGGATCTGGGAAGCAGTGGGAATTCTGTTAGCTCGGATTCATCCAGGGCTTAATTAATTGTAATTTTGTGCCTCTGTAAAAATATATGGATGACTATGGATGTGGATGTGCCAACATTctgggctggatggggctcagaatgacctgggatagtggaaagtgtccgtTCCTATGGAATGGATGGGATTTAGGGTTcctccaacccaaatcattcctcAAATCCATGATTTATTTAATCAAAagggctcccagccctggggctcccTCTCATTTTCCATGATTTGCCTCTTCATCCACTGGGAATTCCTGTTTTTTCTGGATATTCCCTCCACTCCTTCCATGGTAAATCCTGCTCAGTTTGCTCCGGGCCCAGACTTGGGGTACCCACAAATGGGGCTGATTTTGCtgcaaaactccccaaaaatgcacaaaaaccTTAAGAAGGATGGGaacaagaaggagaaggagccgggagctgctgggatggatCCATGCCCATGGGAAATCCACTTTTCCCAGAGCTGGAATCAtcccccagggcagcagtggcagagcATCCTGATAAAATCCGGGTaaaaattcctgcttttcctggctgCCTCTGCAGGGATTCTACTAGGCATTCCTGGTTTTTCCAGATATTCCACTGGGCATTCCTGTTTTTTCTGGATATTCCACTGGGCATTCCTGGTTTTTCTGGATATTCCACTGGGCATTCCTGGTTTTTCTGGATATTCCCTCTACTCCTTCCATGGTAAATCCTGCTCAGTTTGCTCCAGGCCCAGACTCGGGGTACCCACAAATGGGGCTGATTTTGCtgcaaaactccccaaaaatgcacaaaaatgggaacaagaaggagaaggagctgggagctgctgggatggatCCATGCCCATGGGAAATCCACTTTTCCCAGAGCTGGAATCAtcccccagggcagcagtggtggAGCATCCTGATAAAATCCGAGTaaaaattcctgcttttcctggctgcctctgcagggatggagaggctgaggggggAGAGGTGCTGAGTTCAGCTCCTGGCACATCCCAATCCCGTTTTCCTTCCCGCTGGATCCATCTCCAAAAACGCAGGGCCGGGAGCTCCTCTGAGGCCTCATTAATGAGCGTTTGCCGAGCGCTCCGGAATCCTGCGGGAAGCGAGGCCGCGCTATCGGGGCGTGGAATCTTTTCCCGAGTTTTATCCGCTCAGTCCAGAGGGGCTTTGTGGGTGATAAAACTCCCAATCTGCCATCCCCTCCCCGGCCCCAGTCGAGACGCCAAGGGctccaaaataaatataaaaaacccCGGATAAACCCCAAACCCTTGGAAGAATCCGTCTGTGCCGAGATAATTCTGCTTATATAACGCATTATCTGCCTTTCTCTTCGCCGGGATTTCATTTCTCGGGGATATTTGCATGAAAACGGGAGCTTTGTTGCTTAGGAAATTCAGCTGCCACCGCTGCTGGCCCCATTCTGCCGCGGTGGAGTCACAGCCTTTGTGCTCCGCTCCCTCCCCGCGCCGCGTCTGCCTCCTCGGGAATGATATCCCTGCTCTGAAAGGGAAAAACGGACCTGGGAAACTCCTCCGGGTCCCACTTGGCCGGAGGGACTGCGGGGAGGGAGCTCAGAAcacctccagcagctcagggatgggattttgggggggaaaagggttttttggggtcaaagggaagggctgggggtaGTTAGGAGGGTTTGGGAGTGCAGTGTCCCTTGGGTTTTCCAAGGATTCCCACTGGGAATCGGGGCTCGAGCAAGGGATGCTGAGGggttggggttttggggggaaaagggacattttgggggaaTAAATGGGAAGGGTTGGGGTGTTCAGGAAGGATTGGGAGAGGAGTGTCCCTCTTCTCCAGCCCCACATTTTCCAAGGATTCCCTTTGGGAATCCAGGGTGTGAGCAGGAGATACTCATGGGTTGGGATTTCGGGGGGGAAAAAGGTTTTTTGGAGTTGGGGTATTTAGTAAGGTTTTGGAGCTGAGTGTCCCTCTGCACTCCAGCCTTGAGTTTTCCTTGGATTTCCCACCGGGAATCCAAGGCCTGAGCAAGGGATGCTCAGGAGGCCACCAAGGGCCTCAGGACTCCTTTGGGTGTCCATAGATTTTCTCTCCGAAGTGGGATCAGTCCCTGCAGGAAGCACTCATAGAAATACGAGGGGGAATTCCACAGAAAACACAGGAATGTCTCAAATTAAAAATGCTCCCGGCCTGAAATAAAAGTGGAGATGTTTTTGTGGGTTATAAATCCCTGATCTCCCACATTTCACTCCCTggtgctgcctgggcttttgtGGATTCCAAACAAGAGGAAAAGGGTGGAAATGGTTCcaagggggagagggaggagcgGAGAACACGGAGGAGATCCGGGATGCTCCAACCTGCAGGATCCTCCCCGCTCTGCTTTTCTCCAGATGTATAAATCATCCAGGCAGGCTGAGGGATCCTTCCAGGGGATCTTTTTCAGCTCCGGGTGTTCCAGCAGAGATAAAAGATAAAGATAAAACCCGGGACGGCGGTCCTGCCACCTTTGATGATAAATTCACCGGCAGGAGAGCTCCCTGCACTTCCTCAGGCTCTGCATCCCTGGGatgctcccggcccggccctgcccttCCTCACCCGGTTGATTTTTGCAGGTTGGAGATGTATTTTTGATTCCTCGtgtgttatttttaattcctgctggtttgtttttaattccagGCCTGATCAGGGCTGGCTCCTGTTCCCGCCACTGGATGAGATGAGGAAACCCCGTAAAACCCCATAAAACCTcttaaaaccccaaattttgAGCTGTGCTGAGATCAAAGGGGTCGGGGAGGGCTCATCCCACCTCAGCTGCTCTACAATCCTCAAGAGAGCAGAATTGGGGCCTTTAATGGCTCAGAATTCCACAAGAAAAGGGTGGGAGGCAGGGAGGCCATGCATGGATCAGTGGGATTGGGAActttaattgctttttattcACCAGAGCTCAGTGCAATTCCAAAACCCTGGAGCTGCTTCCTGCCTCCAAACACCAAATTAACAGCATCGAGGGTTAATTGACCTCACCTCCGGAATAATTCCTTTACTCCAAAGGCTGAGGACTGCACGTTTCTGCTGGAGAGGGCAGAGATCCCGAGCAGGGCTCAGGGGAGGCAAAGGGCTCCTCTGGGCCCCCagttccccccaaaaacccacccagcATTCCATGGAATTTTCATGGAGCCAGGAATGCCTGGAAGGAGTTACAGAggcccctttcccccttttcccagccactctctccttcctgtgcccctctgggatttttattttctgcccaCGTCTGCTCCTCTCCCCTGGGAGAAGCTTCCTTGTCCCCTCATTAGCTGCTCCTGAATGTTTGTTATTCCCAGGATCCAGGCCTGGCGCCGCTCCGCCACCCCGGGATCAGGAGAGGAGCATCATTAGAGTGAAGCAGGGATGAAAATACCAGAATTTCTTAGCTGGGGGAGGTTTGTTCTGGCTTTTCCTGCTTTAGGAAGCCCTGGAAAAGCAGCCCTTGGAGAAATAATGGGATCCTTTCCTCCCAAGGGGTTTTGGGATGGGAGtgaggatgtgcccggggtcaGCTGGGTCCAAGGAACTCCGGAGCTCATCCCAGGTGGAAGCTCTTTGAGAGGGCAGAGAGAAAATCCTTCCCTTCGTGGCCCataaacccccaaattcctgaGATAATCAGGAATGAATAACTTGATATTCCTGCTGCCCCTTCTCCAGCTGTTCCTTTAACGCGCATCGGGAAGTTTATTCCAGAACGATCCCATTTAAAGACTTTCATTTAGGAACTAAAGAGAGGAGTTAAAACGTCGCCGTTTCACCCTCTGCTTCCCAAAGCTTTTATGGCGACGCttggaattaaaaaaaggagataaaaaaatCCCCTCCGGGCTTCCAAACGTGCTGGGAAATCTCCTGGGAACATCTGCCCCATTCCGAAGGGCTGCTGGATTTAAAAGCTGAGGTTGGCACCGTCCTTCGGGTGCTCCGAGTTGTCCCTTTTTGTCACCAGCAGCACCCCCGGGTCCTTCCATCCCCCAGGCTCTTCCATCCGAGGATTTTTCCATGGTAAAAAGGGGAGACTGGGCCGGGAATGGGGTgtccatctcattccaccctcTCTCTGTTGGCTCGGAGAGGGTTTTCCACTCCATTCCATCCCTATGGAGatgggggagctgggaatgttcccctggagaagggaaattccagggagagctgggaatgttcacctggagagaggaaggatccagggagagctgggaatgttcacctggagaagggaaattCCAGAGACAGCTGGGAATATTCATCTGGAGAAGGGAAAtttcagggagagctgggaatgttcacctggagagaggaaggatccagggagagctgggaatgttcacctggagaagggaaattCCAGAGACAGCTGGGAATATTCATCTGGAGAAGGGAAAtttcagggagagctgggaatgttcacctggaaaaggaaaggatccaggagagctgggaatgttctcctggGGAAGGGAAATTCCAGGGAGAgatgggaatgttcccctggagaagggaaattccagggagagctgggaatgttcatctggagaagggaaatttcagggagagctgggaatgttcccctggagaagggaaggatccaggagagctgggaatattcacctggagaagggaaattCCAGAGacagctgggaatgttcccctggagaagggaaggatccaggagagctgggaatgttcacctggagaaggaaaggatccatggagagctgggaatgttcacctggagaagggaaggatccaggagagctgggaatattcatctggagaaggg is a genomic window of Lonchura striata isolate bLonStr1 chromosome 32, bLonStr1.mat, whole genome shotgun sequence containing:
- the LGI3 gene encoding leucine-rich repeat LGI family member 3, encoding MELRRGRMPREQLPARLLLLLLLLAVAFLCLPAEGRRPPRPPPCPPSCSCTRDTAFCVDSKAVPKNLPPEVISLTMVNAAFTEIREAAFAHIPSLQFLLLNSNKFSLIGDNAFAGLPHLQYLFIENNDIQALSKATFRGLKSLTHLSLANNNLQTLPRDLFKPLDILSDLDLRGNTLACDCKIKWLVEWLESTNTTVPAVFCSSPGQFEGQRIRDLALGDFQCITTDFVMHQVLPFQAVSAEPFTYASDLYVALAQPSASSCSILKWDYVERKLRDFDRIPAHSAVHCKPIVAQEQLYVVVAQLFGGSYIYRWDTAVDKFIKIQDIDSQKIRKPNDIEAFQIEGDWYFVIADSSKAGSTSLYRLNQNGFYSHQALHAWHRDTDVEYVENDGKPRLIISSSSQAPVIYQWSRAQKQFVPQGEVGEMLDVQMVKHFRAKREQFLCLSRYIGDSKVVRWEGQRFVEVQTLPSRGSMVMQPFAVGQRRYLALGSDFSFTHVYLWEEEKQKFAKFQELSVQAPRAFRAVPAADVQLLLAPSFKANTLVYRHVVVDLSL